The Miscanthus floridulus cultivar M001 chromosome 17, ASM1932011v1, whole genome shotgun sequence genome has a window encoding:
- the LOC136515695 gene encoding uncharacterized protein translates to MDITWIRAARFSDQFNDGIDQFMAYVQGRYNADDAIPCPCRNCLNQSSWSQKEVYDHVYLYGWSATYTRWVHHGEAFDAEIMEHAEDANEPDDLVDVLHVDEPDNEDDHGTSEMLADLYVAVQEDGEQPMFAKVLEDAKHALCLGFVQSRFSFLVRLLHIKSFYRISNTALSVILKLLSGSFPNCGLLDSYDKAKRYLKELGLGYELIHVCDNNCVLFQKDLAKANNCPKCKKSRWVDADGAKRIPKKILRYFPLIPRLKRMFAKKSTSKETRWHKDKRVPMYNEMSHPADGEAWKDFHEVYPSFAEDARNLRLGLATDGFNPFGNMNTTYSMWPILVRVYNLPPWSCTDASNCYMSLLIPGPKSPGKDFDIFLQPLIEDLLKLWEGVSTYDAFTGEKFDLRAAVLWGIHDYPALGVLLGRITKGYYACIYCNRDPLSRSLRKKICYIRHRRYLPKNHKWRRSLAFDGHRENWVEPQMLSMDETLECLEKVKDVCSGKHDGSKKRKRGQKDKEPKLFSRKSALWELPYWKHLKLPHNLDVMHIEKNICDALLGIILRLEGKNKDTVNARLDLQDMGIRPELHLEEDGGNSISMLAAWYAMEKEERAAFCGFLKSIWFPYGYASNLTRCISADGSKVQGLKTHDCHILLQRILPVGL, encoded by the coding sequence ATGGACATAACATGGATTCGTGCTGCTCGGTTCAGTGATCAATTCAATGATGGCATTGATCAGTTTATGGCTTATGTTCAAGGTAGATACAATGCGGATGATGCTATACCTTGCCCATGTCGCAATTGTCTGAATCAATCTTCATGGAGTCAGAAGGAAGTGTATGACCATGTGTATCTCTATGGATGGTCAGCTACATACACTaggtgggtacaccatggagaagcTTTTGATGCTGAGATTATGGAACATGCAGAGGATGCAAATGAACCTGATGATCTTGTTGATGTGCTGCATGTGGATGAGCCTGACAATGAGGATGATCACGGTACGTCAGAGATGCTAGCTGACTTGTACGTAGCTgtacaagaagatggagaacagccTATGTTTGCGAAAGTACTTGAAGATGCAAAACATGCTCTTTGCCTAGGTTTTGTTCAGTCTAGGTTCTCTTTTCTAGTGAGACTACTACATATCAAGTCCTTCTATAGGATCAGCAACACAGCATTAAGTGTGATATTGAAGTTATTGTCAGGGTCATTCCCTAACTGTGGTCTTCTAGATTCATATGACAAAGCAAAGAGGTATCTCAAAGAATTGGGTCTTGGTTATGAGTTAATCCATGTCTGTGACAATAATTGTGTGTTGTTTCAGAAGGATCTTGCCAAAGCGAACAACTGTCCAAAATGCAAGAAATCTAGGTGGGTAGATGCAGATGGTGCCAAAAGGATTCCTAAGAAGATTTTGAGATATTTTCCTCTTATACCTAGGCTGAAGAGGATGTTTGCAAAGAAATCAACATCTAAGGAGACCCGGTGGCACAAGGATAAGCGGGTTCCTATGTACAATGAAATGAGCCATCCAGCTGATGGCGAAGCCTGGAAAGACTTTCATGAGGTGTATCCAAGCTTTGCTGAAGATGCAAGAAACCTAAGGCTTGGTTTAGCTACAGATGGCTTCAATCCTTTCGGGAACATGAACACAACTTATAGCATGTGGCCTATACTTGTAAGGGTATACAATCTTCCTCCATGGTCATGCACCGATGCATCCAACTGCTACATGTCATTGCTCATCCCAGGACCAAAGTCTCCAGGCAAGGACTTTGACATATTCTTACAACCACTCATTGAGGATTTGTTAAAACTCTGGGAGGGTGTCAGCACTTATGATGCATTCACTGGCGAAAAGTTTGACCTTCGTGCTGCAGTACTATGGGGCATCCATGACTATCCAGCTTTGGGTGTATTGTTAGGGCGAATTACCAAAGGCTACTATGCATGCATTTATTGCAATAGAGATCCATTGTCAAGGAGTCTTAGGAAAAAGATTTGTTACATTAGACACCGTCGCTACCTTCCAAAAAATCACAAGTGGCGAAGAAGCTTGGCCTTTGATGGACACCGAGAAAACTGGGTTGAGCCACAAATGCTGAGTATGGATGAGACATTGGAGTGTCTAGAGAAGGTAAAAGATGTGTGTTCTGGTAAGCATGATGGTAGCAAGAAAAGGAAGCGTGGACAGAAGGACAAGGAGCCAAAATTGTTTAGCCGAAAGTCAGCTCTATGGGAACTACCTTATTGGAAACACTTGAAGCTGCCACACAAtcttgatgtgatgcatatagaGAAGAATATATGTGATGCCCTTCTAGGCATAATACTCCGTCTTGAGGGCAAGAATAAGGATACAGTTAATGCAAGGCTTGATTTGCAGGATATGGGCATACGACCTGAACTGCATTTAGAAGAAGACGGTGGGAATTCAATTTCCATGCTAGCAGCATGGTATGCCATGGAAAAAGAAGAAAGGGCTGCATTTTGTGGATTTCTAAAAAGTATTTGGTTTCCATATGGATACGCTTCCAACCTGACAAGATGCATTAGTGCAGATGGTTCCAAGGTGCAGGGCCTCAAAACCCATGATTGTCACATACTGCTCCAAAGAATTTTACCTGTTGGTCTCTGA